The Seriola aureovittata isolate HTS-2021-v1 ecotype China chromosome 2, ASM2101889v1, whole genome shotgun sequence genome has a segment encoding these proteins:
- the atrip gene encoding ATR-interacting protein isoform X3 → MNCPPTKRLRGLNHEVATAVAFDDPFGDDEDFTQDDLDEIDDIASQAITSATTGVGLGSKPETKPGESVWQPFAGQSKSLSRATMKQSRENTFGFSSSNRGNAGREPLGNRQQQFGSDREDSYSVLEAQHAELKRKLKEVEDEIVLKSGEIRVLRDSLKAAQQEREAQRQNQILLETQKQREQSDKEKELNRKVQSLQSELQFKEAEINEMKSKLHSSEKNKTASPLPRNSPKVLSCLGQLHQGSGSSSSSPGNGFITKEMFGAQVPSKTTPVKTQMKTRREADRGSSSSRSGDNKQEVSRPDPFLTVRPAHLQHRGGVLLGLLLQQPLSPSSLSLSHLLSMSLTDIYLTSRLSADFLLHSDAAASVSGGGAPRPALSPVQSLAVTGINMLSQSRTAAAASSKNNRSCPGAVFLLPLLDLHLSRLCQALDSLLSNSAGGSGSDSTAASSLPAGRAAPTAGLGKLEETGLSGFSVEDTGLAALRLLYLLLAHSDEVVEAVLSKESESRVTDKNEPTAAGGGLGSQNALLRSVLRLCEAGLDGSSSSSQKEELVLSAMKTLCVLIERTPQTHTDRLQCVLQVLCVCLSADSKLQMISECVTVLISMSDHQVLAQQLCSQHDPCVFLKLFQYIRTRPDNQAAHTDWILLDLQVVRLLSRLMTQRAGSWTTNLHSSCQCYTELVQTVVIVFHRQWLDLRGSQEPSGSTGLPRPPPQSSTPSVPWWRSPAASLLRECLLLLHWLLLHHGSFSESCRPLLHMYDQVIPAVRETLRKIPELSESEELALEEICRSEGDDTDDMDTDTGS, encoded by the exons ATGAACTGCCCTCCCACTAAGCGCCTCCGAGGCCTGAATCATGAAGTTGCGACGGCGGTGGCCTTCGATGACCCATTTGGAGATGATGAAGACTTCACCCAAGACGACCTGGATGAGATCGACGACATTGCCTCGCAGGCCATCACCTCAGCTACTACAGGGGTGGGGCTAGGGTCTAAACCAGAAACCAAACCGGGGGAGTCTGTCTGGCAGCCGTTTGCAGGGCAGAGCAAATCTCTGAGCAGAGCCACAatgaagcagagcagagagaacacGTTTgggttcagcagcagcaacagagggAATGCTGGCAGAGAGCCTCTTG gtaacaggcagcagcagtttgggTCAGACAGAGAGGACTCCTACAGTGTGCTGGAAGCCCAGCATGCAGAGCTGAAGAGAAAG ctgaaggaggtggaggatgagaTTGTTTTGAAGAGCGGGGAGATCCGTGTCCTGAGGGACTCCCTGAAAGCAGCTCAGCAGGAGAGGGAAGCTCAGAGACAGAACCAGATCCTGCTGGAGACTCAGAAGCAAAGAGAGCAGAGTGACAAGGAGAAGGAACTCAATAGGAAG GTTCAGTCTCTGCAGTCTGAGCTGCAATTTAAAGAAGCAGAGATCAATGAGATGAAGAGTAAACTGCAcagttcagaaaaaaacaagacgGCATCACCACTGCCTAGAAACAG tCCTAAAGTGCTGAGCTGTCTCGGCCAGTTGCATCAAGGGAGCGGtagcagctcctcctctccaggAAATGGTTTCATCACCAAGGAGATGTTTGGAGCCCAGGTCCCTTCCAAAACAACACCAGTGAAGACACAGATGAAGACACGGAGAGAGG cagaCAGAGGGTCATCCAGCAGCAGATCTGGTgacaacaaacaggaagtgtctcGTCCAGACCCCTTCTTGACTGTGAGACCTGCACACCTGCAGCATCGAG GTGGCGTCCTACTGGGGTTGttgctgcagcagcctctgtcTCCCAGCAGCCTTAGCCTCTCTCACCTGCTGTCAATGAGTCTGACAGATATCTACCTGACATCCAG GCTGTCAGCAGATTTTCTGCTCCACTCTGATGCAGCAGCAAGTGTCAGTGGAGGTGGTGCTCCCAGACCTGCTCTGAGTCCGGTCCAGAGTCTGGCTGTAACTGGAATAAACATGCTCAGTCAAAGCcgaacagcagctgcagccagcagcaaaaacaacag gtcATGTCCCGGAGCCGtgtttctcctccctctgttgGACCTCCACTTGTCTCGACTCTGTCAGGCTCTGGATTCGCTCCTTTCAAACTCTGCTGGCGGCAGCGGTTCAGACTCCACAGCTGCCAGCTCGCTCCCAGCAGGCCGTGCTGCTCCCACTGCTGGCCTGGGAAAACTTGAGGAGACTGGTTTGTCTGGTTTCAGCGTGGAGGACACTGGCTTGGCTGCTCTGCGACTCCTCTACCTGCTGCTGGCCCACAGTGATGAG GTGGTGGAGGCTGTGTTGTCAAAAGAGAGTGAAAGCAGAGTCACAGACAAG AATGAGCCAACTGCAGCAGGTGGTGGTCTGGGCTCCCAGAATGCCTTGCTGCGGTCAGTGTTACGGCTGTGTGAAGCGGGACttgatggcagcagcagcagctcacagaaGGAGGAGCTTGTCCTCAGCGCTATGAAGACGCTGTGTGTCCTAATTGAGAGGacgccacaaacacacactgacag gttgcagtgtgtgttgcaggtgctgtgtgtgtgtttgtcagctgacAGCAAGTTGCAGATGATTTCAGAGTGTGTGACTGTCCTCATCTCGATGTCTGACCACCAGGTGCTGGCTCAACAGCTCTGCTCTCAGCACG acCCCTGTGTTTTCCTTAAGTTATTCCAGTATATCAGAACCAGACCAGACAACCAGGcagcacacacagactggaTTCTGCTCGACCTGCAG gTGGTTCGTTTGTTGAGTAGACTAATGACTCAGAGAGCAGGAAGCTGGACCACAAACCTGCACAGCAGCTGTCAATGTTACACTGAG ttggTTCAGACAGTGGTGATTGTTTTCCATCGTCAGTGGCTGGATCTTCGTGGGTCTCAGGAGCCGTCCGGCTCAACAG GACTTCCCCGACCCCCACCACAGTCTTCCACCCCCTCGGTGCCGTGGTGGCGCAGCCCAGCAGCGTCTCTGCTCAGAgagtgtttgctgctgctgcactggctgctgctgcatcacgGCAGCTTCTCAGAGAGCTGCAGACCGCTGCTGCACATGTATGACCAGGTGATCCCCGCTGTTCGAGAGACGCTGAGGAAGATCCCTGAGCTGAGCGAGAGCgagg AGCTGGCGTTGGAAGAGATCTGCCGCTCGGAGGGCGACGACACTGATGACATGGACACTGATACTGGTTCCTGA
- the atrip gene encoding ATR-interacting protein isoform X2 encodes MNCPPTKRLRGLNHEVATAVAFDDPFGDDEDFTQDDLDEIDDIASQAITSATTGVGLGSKPETKPGESVWQPFAGQSKSLSRATMKQSRENTFGFSSSNRGNAGREPLGNRQQQFGSDREDSYSVLEAQHAELKRKLKEVEDEIVLKSGEIRVLRDSLKAAQQEREAQRQNQILLETQKQREQSDKEKELNRKVQSLQSELQFKEAEINEMKSKLHSSEKNKTASPLPRNSPKVLSCLGQLHQGSGSSSSSPGNGFITKEMFGAQVPSKTTPVKTQMKTRREDRGSSSSRSGDNKQEVSRPDPFLTVRPAHLQHRGGVLLGLLLQQPLSPSSLSLSHLLSMSLTDIYLTSSRLSADFLLHSDAAASVSGGGAPRPALSPVQSLAVTGINMLSQSRTAAAASSKNNRSCPGAVFLLPLLDLHLSRLCQALDSLLSNSAGGSGSDSTAASSLPAGRAAPTAGLGKLEETGLSGFSVEDTGLAALRLLYLLLAHSDEVVEAVLSKESESRVTDKNEPTAAGGGLGSQNALLRSVLRLCEAGLDGSSSSSQKEELVLSAMKTLCVLIERTPQTHTDRLQCVLQVLCVCLSADSKLQMISECVTVLISMSDHQVLAQQLCSQHDPCVFLKLFQYIRTRPDNQAAHTDWILLDLQVVRLLSRLMTQRAGSWTTNLHSSCQCYTELVQTVVIVFHRQWLDLRGSQEPSGSTGLPRPPPQSSTPSVPWWRSPAASLLRECLLLLHWLLLHHGSFSESCRPLLHMYDQVIPAVRETLRKIPELSESEELALEEICRSEGDDTDDMDTDTGS; translated from the exons ATGAACTGCCCTCCCACTAAGCGCCTCCGAGGCCTGAATCATGAAGTTGCGACGGCGGTGGCCTTCGATGACCCATTTGGAGATGATGAAGACTTCACCCAAGACGACCTGGATGAGATCGACGACATTGCCTCGCAGGCCATCACCTCAGCTACTACAGGGGTGGGGCTAGGGTCTAAACCAGAAACCAAACCGGGGGAGTCTGTCTGGCAGCCGTTTGCAGGGCAGAGCAAATCTCTGAGCAGAGCCACAatgaagcagagcagagagaacacGTTTgggttcagcagcagcaacagagggAATGCTGGCAGAGAGCCTCTTG gtaacaggcagcagcagtttgggTCAGACAGAGAGGACTCCTACAGTGTGCTGGAAGCCCAGCATGCAGAGCTGAAGAGAAAG ctgaaggaggtggaggatgagaTTGTTTTGAAGAGCGGGGAGATCCGTGTCCTGAGGGACTCCCTGAAAGCAGCTCAGCAGGAGAGGGAAGCTCAGAGACAGAACCAGATCCTGCTGGAGACTCAGAAGCAAAGAGAGCAGAGTGACAAGGAGAAGGAACTCAATAGGAAG GTTCAGTCTCTGCAGTCTGAGCTGCAATTTAAAGAAGCAGAGATCAATGAGATGAAGAGTAAACTGCAcagttcagaaaaaaacaagacgGCATCACCACTGCCTAGAAACAG tCCTAAAGTGCTGAGCTGTCTCGGCCAGTTGCATCAAGGGAGCGGtagcagctcctcctctccaggAAATGGTTTCATCACCAAGGAGATGTTTGGAGCCCAGGTCCCTTCCAAAACAACACCAGTGAAGACACAGATGAAGACACGGAGAGAGG aCAGAGGGTCATCCAGCAGCAGATCTGGTgacaacaaacaggaagtgtctcGTCCAGACCCCTTCTTGACTGTGAGACCTGCACACCTGCAGCATCGAG GTGGCGTCCTACTGGGGTTGttgctgcagcagcctctgtcTCCCAGCAGCCTTAGCCTCTCTCACCTGCTGTCAATGAGTCTGACAGATATCTACCTGACATCCAG CAGGCTGTCAGCAGATTTTCTGCTCCACTCTGATGCAGCAGCAAGTGTCAGTGGAGGTGGTGCTCCCAGACCTGCTCTGAGTCCGGTCCAGAGTCTGGCTGTAACTGGAATAAACATGCTCAGTCAAAGCcgaacagcagctgcagccagcagcaaaaacaacag gtcATGTCCCGGAGCCGtgtttctcctccctctgttgGACCTCCACTTGTCTCGACTCTGTCAGGCTCTGGATTCGCTCCTTTCAAACTCTGCTGGCGGCAGCGGTTCAGACTCCACAGCTGCCAGCTCGCTCCCAGCAGGCCGTGCTGCTCCCACTGCTGGCCTGGGAAAACTTGAGGAGACTGGTTTGTCTGGTTTCAGCGTGGAGGACACTGGCTTGGCTGCTCTGCGACTCCTCTACCTGCTGCTGGCCCACAGTGATGAG GTGGTGGAGGCTGTGTTGTCAAAAGAGAGTGAAAGCAGAGTCACAGACAAG AATGAGCCAACTGCAGCAGGTGGTGGTCTGGGCTCCCAGAATGCCTTGCTGCGGTCAGTGTTACGGCTGTGTGAAGCGGGACttgatggcagcagcagcagctcacagaaGGAGGAGCTTGTCCTCAGCGCTATGAAGACGCTGTGTGTCCTAATTGAGAGGacgccacaaacacacactgacag gttgcagtgtgtgttgcaggtgctgtgtgtgtgtttgtcagctgacAGCAAGTTGCAGATGATTTCAGAGTGTGTGACTGTCCTCATCTCGATGTCTGACCACCAGGTGCTGGCTCAACAGCTCTGCTCTCAGCACG acCCCTGTGTTTTCCTTAAGTTATTCCAGTATATCAGAACCAGACCAGACAACCAGGcagcacacacagactggaTTCTGCTCGACCTGCAG gTGGTTCGTTTGTTGAGTAGACTAATGACTCAGAGAGCAGGAAGCTGGACCACAAACCTGCACAGCAGCTGTCAATGTTACACTGAG ttggTTCAGACAGTGGTGATTGTTTTCCATCGTCAGTGGCTGGATCTTCGTGGGTCTCAGGAGCCGTCCGGCTCAACAG GACTTCCCCGACCCCCACCACAGTCTTCCACCCCCTCGGTGCCGTGGTGGCGCAGCCCAGCAGCGTCTCTGCTCAGAgagtgtttgctgctgctgcactggctgctgctgcatcacgGCAGCTTCTCAGAGAGCTGCAGACCGCTGCTGCACATGTATGACCAGGTGATCCCCGCTGTTCGAGAGACGCTGAGGAAGATCCCTGAGCTGAGCGAGAGCgagg AGCTGGCGTTGGAAGAGATCTGCCGCTCGGAGGGCGACGACACTGATGACATGGACACTGATACTGGTTCCTGA
- the atrip gene encoding ATR-interacting protein isoform X1, translated as MNCPPTKRLRGLNHEVATAVAFDDPFGDDEDFTQDDLDEIDDIASQAITSATTGVGLGSKPETKPGESVWQPFAGQSKSLSRATMKQSRENTFGFSSSNRGNAGREPLGNRQQQFGSDREDSYSVLEAQHAELKRKLKEVEDEIVLKSGEIRVLRDSLKAAQQEREAQRQNQILLETQKQREQSDKEKELNRKVQSLQSELQFKEAEINEMKSKLHSSEKNKTASPLPRNSPKVLSCLGQLHQGSGSSSSSPGNGFITKEMFGAQVPSKTTPVKTQMKTRREADRGSSSSRSGDNKQEVSRPDPFLTVRPAHLQHRGGVLLGLLLQQPLSPSSLSLSHLLSMSLTDIYLTSSRLSADFLLHSDAAASVSGGGAPRPALSPVQSLAVTGINMLSQSRTAAAASSKNNRSCPGAVFLLPLLDLHLSRLCQALDSLLSNSAGGSGSDSTAASSLPAGRAAPTAGLGKLEETGLSGFSVEDTGLAALRLLYLLLAHSDEVVEAVLSKESESRVTDKNEPTAAGGGLGSQNALLRSVLRLCEAGLDGSSSSSQKEELVLSAMKTLCVLIERTPQTHTDRLQCVLQVLCVCLSADSKLQMISECVTVLISMSDHQVLAQQLCSQHDPCVFLKLFQYIRTRPDNQAAHTDWILLDLQVVRLLSRLMTQRAGSWTTNLHSSCQCYTELVQTVVIVFHRQWLDLRGSQEPSGSTGLPRPPPQSSTPSVPWWRSPAASLLRECLLLLHWLLLHHGSFSESCRPLLHMYDQVIPAVRETLRKIPELSESEELALEEICRSEGDDTDDMDTDTGS; from the exons ATGAACTGCCCTCCCACTAAGCGCCTCCGAGGCCTGAATCATGAAGTTGCGACGGCGGTGGCCTTCGATGACCCATTTGGAGATGATGAAGACTTCACCCAAGACGACCTGGATGAGATCGACGACATTGCCTCGCAGGCCATCACCTCAGCTACTACAGGGGTGGGGCTAGGGTCTAAACCAGAAACCAAACCGGGGGAGTCTGTCTGGCAGCCGTTTGCAGGGCAGAGCAAATCTCTGAGCAGAGCCACAatgaagcagagcagagagaacacGTTTgggttcagcagcagcaacagagggAATGCTGGCAGAGAGCCTCTTG gtaacaggcagcagcagtttgggTCAGACAGAGAGGACTCCTACAGTGTGCTGGAAGCCCAGCATGCAGAGCTGAAGAGAAAG ctgaaggaggtggaggatgagaTTGTTTTGAAGAGCGGGGAGATCCGTGTCCTGAGGGACTCCCTGAAAGCAGCTCAGCAGGAGAGGGAAGCTCAGAGACAGAACCAGATCCTGCTGGAGACTCAGAAGCAAAGAGAGCAGAGTGACAAGGAGAAGGAACTCAATAGGAAG GTTCAGTCTCTGCAGTCTGAGCTGCAATTTAAAGAAGCAGAGATCAATGAGATGAAGAGTAAACTGCAcagttcagaaaaaaacaagacgGCATCACCACTGCCTAGAAACAG tCCTAAAGTGCTGAGCTGTCTCGGCCAGTTGCATCAAGGGAGCGGtagcagctcctcctctccaggAAATGGTTTCATCACCAAGGAGATGTTTGGAGCCCAGGTCCCTTCCAAAACAACACCAGTGAAGACACAGATGAAGACACGGAGAGAGG cagaCAGAGGGTCATCCAGCAGCAGATCTGGTgacaacaaacaggaagtgtctcGTCCAGACCCCTTCTTGACTGTGAGACCTGCACACCTGCAGCATCGAG GTGGCGTCCTACTGGGGTTGttgctgcagcagcctctgtcTCCCAGCAGCCTTAGCCTCTCTCACCTGCTGTCAATGAGTCTGACAGATATCTACCTGACATCCAG CAGGCTGTCAGCAGATTTTCTGCTCCACTCTGATGCAGCAGCAAGTGTCAGTGGAGGTGGTGCTCCCAGACCTGCTCTGAGTCCGGTCCAGAGTCTGGCTGTAACTGGAATAAACATGCTCAGTCAAAGCcgaacagcagctgcagccagcagcaaaaacaacag gtcATGTCCCGGAGCCGtgtttctcctccctctgttgGACCTCCACTTGTCTCGACTCTGTCAGGCTCTGGATTCGCTCCTTTCAAACTCTGCTGGCGGCAGCGGTTCAGACTCCACAGCTGCCAGCTCGCTCCCAGCAGGCCGTGCTGCTCCCACTGCTGGCCTGGGAAAACTTGAGGAGACTGGTTTGTCTGGTTTCAGCGTGGAGGACACTGGCTTGGCTGCTCTGCGACTCCTCTACCTGCTGCTGGCCCACAGTGATGAG GTGGTGGAGGCTGTGTTGTCAAAAGAGAGTGAAAGCAGAGTCACAGACAAG AATGAGCCAACTGCAGCAGGTGGTGGTCTGGGCTCCCAGAATGCCTTGCTGCGGTCAGTGTTACGGCTGTGTGAAGCGGGACttgatggcagcagcagcagctcacagaaGGAGGAGCTTGTCCTCAGCGCTATGAAGACGCTGTGTGTCCTAATTGAGAGGacgccacaaacacacactgacag gttgcagtgtgtgttgcaggtgctgtgtgtgtgtttgtcagctgacAGCAAGTTGCAGATGATTTCAGAGTGTGTGACTGTCCTCATCTCGATGTCTGACCACCAGGTGCTGGCTCAACAGCTCTGCTCTCAGCACG acCCCTGTGTTTTCCTTAAGTTATTCCAGTATATCAGAACCAGACCAGACAACCAGGcagcacacacagactggaTTCTGCTCGACCTGCAG gTGGTTCGTTTGTTGAGTAGACTAATGACTCAGAGAGCAGGAAGCTGGACCACAAACCTGCACAGCAGCTGTCAATGTTACACTGAG ttggTTCAGACAGTGGTGATTGTTTTCCATCGTCAGTGGCTGGATCTTCGTGGGTCTCAGGAGCCGTCCGGCTCAACAG GACTTCCCCGACCCCCACCACAGTCTTCCACCCCCTCGGTGCCGTGGTGGCGCAGCCCAGCAGCGTCTCTGCTCAGAgagtgtttgctgctgctgcactggctgctgctgcatcacgGCAGCTTCTCAGAGAGCTGCAGACCGCTGCTGCACATGTATGACCAGGTGATCCCCGCTGTTCGAGAGACGCTGAGGAAGATCCCTGAGCTGAGCGAGAGCgagg AGCTGGCGTTGGAAGAGATCTGCCGCTCGGAGGGCGACGACACTGATGACATGGACACTGATACTGGTTCCTGA